A genomic window from Thermococcus nautili includes:
- the wecB gene encoding non-hydrolyzing UDP-N-acetylglucosamine 2-epimerase — protein sequence MKPAFVFGTRPEIIKLAPVIRAFLERDVEPLLIHTGQHYDYEMSSVFLEELELPRIDYHLEVGSGTQAEQTGKAMIKIERVLMDERPDVTLVQGDTNTVLAGALASVKLKIPVAHVEAGLRSFDRTMPEEINRILADHASEVLFPPTEEAKKNLEREGITENVYVVGNTIVDAVLQNAEVAEKKSDVLERFNLKPKEYVLITAHRAENTDSRENLEKLVQILESLPMRAIYPMHPRTRKRLEEFGLLERVEAIENLTVTKPLGYLDFLGLEKNAFAIMTDSGGIQEEAIILGVPCLTLRYNTERPETVEAGGNILVGLEKDRALGYLRRLMEDEEFYEKMANAPNPFGDGRAGERIAKILLELHERGELRVRSSRFI from the coding sequence TTGAAGCCCGCTTTCGTCTTTGGAACGAGGCCGGAGATAATAAAGCTCGCGCCGGTCATAAGGGCGTTCCTTGAGAGGGACGTAGAGCCCCTTCTAATCCACACAGGTCAGCACTACGACTACGAGATGAGCAGCGTCTTCCTTGAGGAGCTTGAGCTTCCGAGGATAGACTACCACCTCGAAGTCGGCTCTGGAACACAGGCGGAGCAGACCGGAAAGGCGATGATAAAAATAGAGAGGGTTTTGATGGACGAGAGGCCAGATGTTACGCTCGTTCAGGGCGACACCAACACGGTTCTGGCTGGAGCTCTGGCCAGCGTCAAGCTGAAGATTCCGGTAGCTCACGTCGAGGCCGGCTTGAGAAGCTTTGACAGAACGATGCCAGAGGAGATAAACAGGATTCTTGCAGACCACGCGAGCGAGGTTCTCTTTCCGCCGACTGAGGAGGCTAAGAAAAACCTCGAACGCGAGGGGATAACCGAGAACGTCTACGTCGTCGGCAACACGATTGTTGATGCGGTTTTGCAGAACGCCGAGGTGGCTGAGAAGAAGAGCGACGTCCTTGAGAGGTTTAACCTTAAACCAAAGGAATACGTCCTCATAACGGCCCACCGGGCGGAGAACACCGACAGCCGGGAGAACCTTGAGAAGCTCGTCCAAATCCTTGAAAGCCTGCCGATGAGAGCTATATACCCAATGCACCCGCGCACGAGGAAGAGGCTGGAGGAGTTTGGACTGCTGGAGAGAGTGGAGGCGATTGAGAACCTCACGGTCACAAAGCCCCTCGGCTACCTCGACTTCCTCGGGCTCGAGAAGAACGCCTTTGCAATAATGACCGATTCAGGGGGAATACAGGAGGAGGCTATAATCCTCGGCGTACCCTGCCTGACCCTCCGATACAACACAGAGAGGCCGGAGACTGTGGAGGCCGGCGGAAACATACTCGTCGGCCTTGAAAAGGACCGCGCCCTCGGTTACCTTAGACGGCTGATGGAAGACGAAGAGTTCTACGAGAAGATGGCGAACGCTCCGAACCCCTTCGGCGACGGAAGGGCCGGGGAAAGGATAGCAAAAATCCTACTGGAACTCCACGAAAGGGGAGAGCTGAGGGTTAGGAGCTCAAGGTTTATCTGA
- a CDS encoding UDP-N-acetyl-D-mannosamine dehydrogenase: MDGIREIAVIGLGYIGLPTAIMFANAGFNVTGYEIREEVVEKINSGKAHIVEPEIDELLRKAVESGNLRATSDPEEIRGKDAYIICVQTPLREDKTPDLSYLESAVKTVAKAMKRGSLVVIESTVPPLTTVKMAKLIEELTGFKAGKDFYMVHAPERVMPGRIFKELVYNSRIFGGITPESAEMAERLYRSFVKGQTFKTNSTVSEVVKLMENTFRDVNIALANEFAFLAHQYGIDVFEAIELANTHPRVRIHTPGIGVGGHCLPKDPHLLLWPAKEDFGLIKLAREINDSMPLFTKDLLFSALKELNVPPEDATIAVLGLAYKGDSDDTRNSPALAFIEEIEGDVKAVKTYDPFVPGTSGSVEEAVENADAVVIATDHTAFKSLDWEKLGKLMRTRILIDGRHVVENPPRGFLFKGIGRGEF, translated from the coding sequence ATGGACGGGATAAGGGAGATAGCGGTCATAGGCCTCGGCTACATAGGCCTCCCAACGGCGATAATGTTCGCGAACGCCGGTTTCAATGTCACCGGTTATGAAATAAGGGAAGAAGTAGTCGAGAAGATAAACTCGGGGAAAGCCCACATCGTCGAGCCCGAGATAGACGAGCTGCTCAGAAAGGCCGTTGAAAGCGGCAACCTCAGGGCAACCTCAGACCCAGAGGAGATACGGGGGAAGGATGCGTACATAATCTGTGTTCAAACCCCCCTGAGGGAGGACAAAACGCCGGACCTGAGCTACCTTGAGAGCGCCGTTAAAACCGTTGCAAAGGCCATGAAAAGGGGCTCGCTGGTGGTCATAGAGAGCACCGTTCCGCCCCTCACGACAGTTAAGATGGCGAAGCTCATCGAGGAGCTGACGGGCTTCAAGGCGGGAAAGGACTTCTACATGGTCCACGCGCCGGAGAGGGTAATGCCGGGCAGGATTTTTAAGGAGCTCGTCTACAACTCCCGCATCTTCGGCGGGATAACGCCCGAGAGCGCCGAGATGGCCGAAAGGCTCTACCGCTCCTTCGTCAAGGGGCAGACGTTCAAGACGAACTCGACCGTCAGTGAGGTCGTCAAGCTGATGGAGAACACCTTCAGGGATGTGAACATAGCTTTGGCGAACGAGTTCGCCTTTCTCGCTCACCAGTACGGGATAGACGTCTTCGAGGCAATAGAGCTTGCCAACACGCACCCGCGCGTTAGAATCCACACCCCCGGGATAGGGGTCGGCGGCCACTGCCTCCCGAAGGACCCGCACCTCCTCCTCTGGCCAGCCAAAGAGGACTTCGGGCTCATAAAGCTCGCGAGGGAGATAAACGACTCTATGCCCCTCTTTACGAAGGATTTGCTCTTCTCGGCGCTTAAGGAGCTGAACGTTCCGCCCGAGGACGCCACCATAGCGGTCCTCGGACTGGCATACAAGGGCGACAGCGACGACACGAGGAACTCGCCGGCGCTGGCCTTCATCGAAGAGATAGAGGGGGACGTGAAGGCCGTTAAAACCTACGACCCCTTCGTCCCGGGCACGAGCGGGAGCGTCGAGGAAGCGGTTGAAAACGCGGACGCCGTCGTTATTGCCACCGACCACACGGCGTTCAAGTCCCTCGACTGGGAAAAACTCGGAAAGCTCATGCGGACGAGAATTCTCATAGACGGCAGGCACGTGGTCGAGAACCCGCCGAGGGGCTTCCTCTTCAAGGGCATCGGGAGGGGTGAGTTTTGA